A section of the Bacillus sp. HSf4 genome encodes:
- a CDS encoding alanine/glycine:cation symporter family protein yields MQQFLQDIIGITNDFLWSKLLMIMLLSSGLFFTFKSKFFQVRLLKEMFRVLREKAPDKHAISPFQAFCISMAARVGTGNITGIAIAIALGGPGAIFWMWVIAIIGSASSLVESTLAQIYKVRDKNGFRGGPAYYMEKGLKKRWMGALFAVLITLSFGIVFNAVQSNTITVAFENSFGTDRLTLGLIITIAFGIITFGGIKRIAKLSEYIVVFLAVLYIGVAVFVMLMNMTKLPEVLSLIVRHAFGLEQAAGGAVGAALMNGIKRGLFSNEAGMGSAPNAAAAAATSHPVKQGLVQALGVFTSTLVICSSTAFIILFSDAYKQPGLSGIELTQASLSTHIGSWASGFLAIMVFLFSFSTLIGNYYYGETNIEFLHTNKAWLMVYRISVLAMVIFGSVSKVQLVWDLADLFMGLMVIVNLIAIFLLSKVAFAALNDYVRQRKAGKDPVFYKDVVEHHESIECWEHSDTVRDAESKNAI; encoded by the coding sequence ATGCAGCAATTCCTTCAAGACATCATCGGAATAACAAATGATTTTCTCTGGTCAAAACTATTGATGATTATGCTCCTTTCTTCCGGTCTATTTTTCACGTTCAAATCGAAGTTCTTTCAAGTTCGTTTGCTGAAAGAAATGTTCCGGGTTTTAAGAGAAAAAGCGCCTGACAAACATGCGATCTCGCCGTTTCAGGCTTTTTGCATCAGCATGGCCGCGAGAGTCGGCACGGGTAATATTACGGGGATTGCTATCGCGATCGCCTTGGGCGGACCGGGCGCCATCTTTTGGATGTGGGTCATCGCCATTATCGGTTCGGCTTCAAGCCTTGTCGAAAGCACACTCGCACAAATTTATAAAGTGCGGGACAAAAACGGCTTCCGCGGAGGCCCTGCTTATTATATGGAAAAAGGGCTGAAAAAACGCTGGATGGGCGCCCTTTTTGCCGTGCTTATCACCTTGTCGTTCGGCATCGTCTTTAACGCCGTCCAGTCAAACACGATAACGGTTGCTTTTGAAAACTCATTCGGGACGGACCGGCTGACATTGGGGCTCATCATTACGATCGCATTCGGCATCATTACCTTCGGCGGAATCAAACGGATCGCCAAATTATCGGAATATATCGTCGTTTTTCTCGCCGTTTTATATATCGGTGTTGCCGTTTTCGTGATGCTGATGAACATGACAAAACTGCCGGAAGTGCTCTCTCTGATTGTAAGACATGCGTTCGGCCTCGAACAGGCCGCCGGGGGAGCTGTCGGCGCGGCGCTGATGAACGGGATTAAGCGCGGACTCTTCTCAAATGAAGCCGGGATGGGAAGCGCGCCGAACGCGGCCGCCGCAGCTGCGACGAGCCACCCCGTCAAACAAGGTCTTGTCCAGGCTTTAGGGGTCTTTACAAGCACATTGGTGATTTGCTCAAGTACAGCGTTTATCATTTTATTTTCCGATGCCTACAAACAGCCGGGACTGAGCGGTATCGAATTGACGCAAGCCTCGCTCAGCACCCACATCGGCTCATGGGCGTCCGGCTTTCTCGCCATCATGGTGTTTTTGTTCTCATTCAGCACCTTGATCGGCAATTACTACTACGGGGAAACGAATATTGAATTTCTGCACACGAATAAAGCATGGCTGATGGTTTACAGAATCAGCGTGCTTGCCATGGTCATCTTCGGCTCCGTGTCAAAGGTTCAGCTTGTCTGGGATCTGGCCGACTTGTTCATGGGCTTGATGGTCATCGTCAACTTGATTGCGATTTTCCTCTTATCCAAGGTAGCGTTCGCCGCTTTGAACGACTATGTGAGACAACGAAAAGCCGGAAAAGACCCGGTCTTTTACAAGGATGTCGTCGAACACCATGAAAGCATAGAGTGCTGGGAGCATTCAGACACTGTACGAGATGCTGAAAGCAAAAATGCGATATAA
- a CDS encoding glutaminase — protein MNEAVKERYDANVWQSRLKNLAEYYRPFSASGRTAEYIPALGTIDSNQLGICLIGTDQMKITSGDWNVPFTLQSISKVISFIAACVTRGISYVLDRVDVEPTGDAFNSIIRLEMHKPGKPFNPMINAGALTIASILPGESAREKTEALYALMDKMVGKRPNINEKVFRSEWQTAHRNRALAHYLKETGFLEADVEQTLEVYLKQCAMEGTTEDIALIGMILANDGYHPFRREQVIPKDVARLTKALMLTCGMYNASGKFAAFVGIPAKSGVSGGIMCAVPASLKRKQPFQQGCGIGIYGPAIDEYGNSLTGGMLLKHIAREWDLSIF, from the coding sequence ATGAATGAAGCCGTGAAAGAACGTTATGACGCCAATGTCTGGCAATCCCGCCTGAAGAATCTGGCCGAATATTACCGGCCTTTTTCCGCGAGCGGGCGCACCGCCGAATATATCCCCGCTTTAGGAACAATCGATTCAAATCAGCTCGGCATTTGCCTCATTGGCACGGATCAAATGAAGATCACCTCCGGGGATTGGAATGTGCCCTTTACACTGCAAAGCATCTCAAAGGTGATCAGCTTTATCGCCGCCTGTGTGACGAGAGGGATTTCTTATGTATTGGACCGCGTCGATGTCGAACCGACAGGCGATGCGTTTAATTCGATCATCCGCCTTGAAATGCACAAACCGGGAAAACCGTTTAATCCGATGATCAACGCCGGTGCCCTGACGATCGCTTCGATTCTGCCCGGTGAATCGGCTCGGGAAAAAACAGAAGCGCTTTATGCGCTCATGGACAAAATGGTCGGAAAACGCCCGAATATCAATGAGAAAGTCTTTCGGTCCGAATGGCAGACCGCCCATCGGAACAGAGCTTTAGCTCATTATTTAAAAGAAACCGGCTTTTTGGAAGCCGATGTCGAACAGACGCTTGAAGTCTACCTCAAACAATGCGCCATGGAAGGAACCACAGAAGACATCGCTCTGATCGGCATGATTCTTGCCAACGACGGATATCACCCTTTCCGAAGAGAGCAGGTCATTCCAAAGGATGTCGCCAGGCTGACAAAAGCGTTAATGCTGACATGCGGCATGTACAATGCATCCGGGAAATTTGCCGCCTTTGTCGGCATCCCTGCCAAAAGCGGCGTTTCCGGCGGCATCATGTGTGCGGTCCCTGCCAGTCTCAAAAGAAAGCAGCCTTTTCAGCAAGGCTGCGGAATCGGCATCTATGGACCGGCCATTGACGAGTACGGCAACAGCCTGACAGGCGGGATGCTTTTAAAACATATCGCCCGGGAATGGGATCTTAGCATTTTCTAA
- a CDS encoding sensor histidine kinase produces MIDEKWRNLIGKAGRLIKKDGYILMLMLLTVPLAGELKFYPLNETFRISFGVPTFFFFLLLLRNVPAVLPGLSTGAAVVAFRVMLDVFGRNQLDWQSAFYDHYPTFFFYFTYAFLFDLAKVKRFQYQPLLIGFLGFAIEIIADGAELAVQYAAFSSTVTPGKIRDVMAIAFSHSFIVLSFFNVMKLYESQSREKQIREQNEHMLMIISNLYEETIHLKKTLKNTEQITNESYQLYRILNQRSREHPSEKPLSQKVLRLAGEIHEVKKDNQRIFAGLSKLISNESFRDYMGAEDLVRLVIGINRKYAESLGKDIEFQYTVSGEHPKYHVYTILSMINNIMANAVEAIEKNGRIRLSLFRNEEGMLECRIEDDGPGIPEKIGDVVFEPGYTSKYDEFGTPSTGIGLSYVKEAVEGLGGGITFCNHRNGVVFAIRLPVQQLIQKG; encoded by the coding sequence ATGATAGATGAAAAATGGAGGAATTTGATCGGAAAGGCCGGGCGGCTTATCAAAAAAGACGGCTATATTTTGATGTTGATGCTTTTAACGGTTCCTTTGGCGGGGGAATTGAAGTTTTATCCTCTGAATGAGACCTTTCGGATCAGTTTTGGCGTACCGACATTCTTCTTTTTTCTGCTGCTGTTAAGAAATGTGCCGGCAGTTCTTCCCGGTCTTTCAACAGGGGCGGCGGTTGTCGCCTTCCGGGTGATGCTCGATGTTTTCGGTCGAAATCAGCTCGATTGGCAGTCGGCTTTTTATGACCATTATCCGACCTTTTTCTTTTACTTCACGTATGCCTTTCTGTTTGATTTGGCTAAGGTGAAGAGGTTTCAATATCAGCCGCTTTTGATTGGATTTCTCGGTTTTGCGATTGAAATCATTGCCGACGGAGCGGAGCTGGCTGTTCAATATGCGGCGTTTTCATCCACTGTCACACCGGGAAAAATACGCGATGTGATGGCGATTGCCTTTTCACACAGCTTCATCGTCCTGAGCTTTTTTAATGTCATGAAGCTGTATGAATCACAATCAAGGGAGAAGCAAATCCGCGAGCAAAATGAGCATATGCTGATGATCATTTCAAACTTATATGAAGAAACGATTCATTTGAAAAAAACGCTGAAGAATACAGAACAGATCACGAATGAGTCATATCAGCTGTACCGGATTCTCAATCAGCGCAGCCGGGAACATCCTTCAGAAAAGCCGCTCAGCCAGAAGGTTTTGCGGCTCGCCGGCGAAATCCACGAAGTCAAAAAGGATAATCAGCGTATTTTTGCCGGCCTTTCAAAACTCATTTCCAATGAGAGCTTCCGGGACTATATGGGAGCCGAAGACTTAGTCCGTCTTGTGATCGGAATCAACCGGAAGTACGCTGAATCCCTCGGCAAGGACATCGAGTTTCAATACACCGTCTCTGGAGAGCATCCGAAATATCATGTCTATACGATTTTATCAATGATCAATAATATTATGGCCAATGCGGTGGAAGCGATAGAGAAAAACGGCCGCATCCGCCTCAGCCTGTTTCGGAACGAAGAGGGGATGCTGGAATGCCGGATCGAAGACGATGGCCCCGGGATTCCCGAGAAGATCGGGGATGTGGTGTTTGAGCCTGGCTATACGTCAAAGTATGATGAGTTTGGCACCCCATCCACGGGGATCGGCCTTTCCTATGTGAAGGAAGCCGTCGAAGGGCTCGGAGGAGGGATTACGTTTTGCAACCATCGAAACGGTGTCGTGTTTGCGATCAGACTTCCCGTTCAACAATTGATTCAGAAAGGGTGA
- a CDS encoding response regulator has translation MRFFIADDDRAVRSILKQIIEDEDLGEAAGEAEDGCELEGHVLNLQQIDILFVDLLMPIRDGIETIRHLHGSFSGKIIMISQVESKEMIGEAYSLGIEYYIQKPINKIEILSVIQKVKERIELERSIQDIQSSISRLVDTNGGRRNAIREKSIQETGEFLLSELGIVGESGSKDLIAILQYLFDDEQTSLYEKNFPPLKDIFMNIAEEKLGPSASPVDINREVKASEQRIRRAVSHSLNHFASLGLTDFSNPKFESYASRFFDFTVISKKMKELQKDSAASMTSARVNTKKFIQVFFLEAKRLNESAGKRG, from the coding sequence ATGCGTTTTTTTATCGCCGATGATGACCGCGCTGTGCGATCGATTTTAAAGCAGATCATTGAAGACGAAGATTTGGGGGAGGCAGCCGGAGAAGCGGAGGACGGCTGTGAATTGGAAGGGCATGTTTTAAATTTACAGCAGATTGATATTTTATTTGTCGATCTTTTGATGCCGATTCGCGATGGGATTGAGACGATCCGCCATTTGCACGGATCTTTTTCTGGGAAAATCATCATGATCTCCCAGGTGGAGTCAAAGGAAATGATCGGCGAGGCTTATTCCCTCGGGATCGAATATTATATTCAAAAACCGATTAACAAAATTGAAATCTTAAGTGTCATTCAAAAAGTGAAGGAACGGATTGAGCTTGAAAGGTCGATTCAGGATATCCAGTCCTCCATCAGCCGGCTGGTGGATACAAATGGGGGACGGAGGAACGCGATCCGGGAAAAAAGCATTCAAGAAACGGGCGAATTTCTCCTTTCTGAGCTTGGCATCGTCGGGGAAAGCGGATCGAAGGACTTGATCGCCATCCTTCAATATTTATTTGACGATGAACAGACATCATTATATGAAAAGAATTTTCCCCCGCTTAAAGACATTTTTATGAACATCGCAGAAGAAAAGCTTGGACCGTCCGCATCGCCCGTTGACATCAACCGGGAGGTCAAGGCGTCGGAACAGCGGATACGAAGGGCTGTCAGCCATTCGTTGAACCATTTTGCCTCACTCGGGTTAACAGACTTTTCAAATCCGAAGTTTGAAAGCTATGCTTCAAGATTTTTCGACTTTACGGTCATCAGCAAAAAAATGAAAGAGCTCCAGAAAGACTCTGCAGCCTCGATGACATCAGCCCGCGTCAACACGAAAAAGTTCATCCAGGTTTTCTTTTTGGAAGCCAAGCGCTTAAATGAGAGCGCCGGAAAAAGGGGTTAA
- a CDS encoding GNAT family protein, giving the protein METLYTDRLTLRKMELEDADILCEYWSDPEVTKHMNITPFTSVSQARDMIQMINDLSLEGQANRFSIIVKETNAVIGTCGFNMIDQENGRAEIGYDLGRNHWGKGFASEAVKKLVDYGFTSMNLNRIEAKVEPENTPSIKLLQSLSFQKEGLLREYEKAKGRLIDVYMFSLLKREYAG; this is encoded by the coding sequence ATGGAAACGCTTTATACAGACAGATTGACTTTGAGAAAAATGGAATTGGAAGACGCGGATATCCTCTGTGAATACTGGTCAGATCCGGAAGTTACAAAACATATGAACATCACGCCTTTCACAAGCGTTTCACAAGCGCGTGACATGATTCAAATGATCAATGATCTAAGCCTTGAAGGACAGGCAAACCGCTTTTCCATCATTGTAAAAGAAACGAATGCAGTCATCGGGACATGCGGCTTTAATATGATCGACCAAGAAAACGGCAGGGCTGAAATCGGCTATGACTTAGGAAGAAATCATTGGGGAAAAGGCTTTGCTTCAGAGGCGGTTAAAAAGCTGGTCGACTACGGCTTCACAAGCATGAACCTCAACCGCATCGAAGCGAAGGTGGAGCCCGAAAACACACCTTCAATCAAACTTCTGCAATCTCTATCCTTTCAAAAGGAAGGGCTGTTAAGAGAGTACGAGAAAGCAAAAGGCAGACTGATTGATGTGTACATGTTTTCACTGCTGAAAAGAGAATACGCTGGATAA